One window of Puntigrus tetrazona isolate hp1 chromosome 14, ASM1883169v1, whole genome shotgun sequence genomic DNA carries:
- the LOC122357334 gene encoding LIM domain-binding protein 2-like — translation MTGAPRDPFYSSPFGPFYRRHAPYPVQPEYRMHELNKRLQSRPEDCDILWWDAFCTEFFEEDATLTLSFCLEEGPKTYTIGRTLIPRYFSSLFEGGVYELFFELKQTKESFNNSTITVDSHHCTMTTQHGKPTFTKVCTEGRLILVFTFDDLMRIKTWHFTITHYSELIPRSVLAIHSQVVGVCVQLSKNISRVGLTNLTLNYLRLCVILEPMQELMSRHKTYGLSPRDCLKTCLFHQWQRMTTPPVGPSPSFKTEIFPSNSKKSEPAKPATKRRRRRNSAGSASNNSTGNSKKRSPANNFSLPSQDVMVVGEPSLMGGELGDVDERLITRLENEQYDPVNGLHDDGLHDYTNSPTLGNGSSWNGQHPSNQDSKPDTMATQQLE, via the exons ATGACCGGCGCGCCGCGCGACCCCTTCTACTCCTCTCCGTTCGGTCCGTTTTACCGGAGACACGCGCCCTACCCGGTGCAGCCGGAGTACCGGATGCACGAGCTCAACAAACGGCTCCAGTCCCGGCCTGAG GACTGTGATATTCTGTGGTGGGATGCGTTCTGCACCGAGTTCTTTGAAGAAGATGCCACACTGACTCTTTCTTTCTGCCTCGAGGAGGGACCAAAGACGTACA CCATCGGGCGCACCCTGATCCCTCGTTACTTCAGTTCTCTGTTCGAAGGAGGAGTCTATGAGTTGTTTTTTGAGCTGAAACAAACAAAGGAGTCGTTCAACAACTCAACTATTACCGTCGACTCTCATCACTGTACTATGACAACACAACACGGCAAACCTACGTTCACTAAg GTGTGTACAGAAGGTCGTCTGATTCTTGTGTTCACCTTTGATGACCTCATGAGAATCAAAACATGGCACTTCACTATTACACACTACAGTGAGCTCATTCCTCGCAGCGTCTTGGCT ATACATTCACAGGTAGTTG gtgtgtgtgtNCAACTGTCCAAAAACATCAGTCGAGTGGGACTTACCAACCTCACGCTGAACTACCTCAGA ttGTGTGTGATTCTAGAGCCGATGCAGGAGCTCATGTCTAGGCATAAGACATATGGACTGAGTCCCAGAGACTGCCTAAAGACCTGCCTCTTTCACCAGTGGCAGAGAATGACAACACCaccag ttgGACCCTCGCCCAGCTTCAAGACAGAAATATTCCCCTCTAAttccaaaaaat CAGAGCCAGCCAAACCAGCAACAAAGAGACGGAGGAGGAGGAACTCAGCTGGGAGCGCGTCCAATAACAGCACAGGAAACAGCAAGAAGCGCAGCCCAGCCAATAACTTCAGCCTACCCTCACAG GATGTGATGGTGGTAGGGGAGCCCTCTCTAATGGGAGGGGAGTTGGGTGACGTGGACGAGCGTTTGATCACACGCCTCGAGAACGAACAGTACGACCCCGTCAACGGTCTCCATGATGACGGTCTCCATGACTACACCAACTCACCGACACTTGGAAACGGCAGCTCCTGGAATGGccagcaccctagcaaccaagaCAGTAAGCCTGATACCATGGCAACGCAGCAGTTGGAATAA
- the LOC122357943 gene encoding transmembrane anterior posterior transformation protein 1 homolog codes for MADSVATGLADENETENEDNEREKRLFGGVKKTEKQAAASDLTETLGFYERKAKCKERKSNVSDLSLVRFISAELTRGYFLEHNEAKYTERRERVYTCLRIPKELEKLMMFGFFLCLDVFLYVFTLLPLRVLLALIRLLTLPCCGLRASICPYCKKSSGSRFLQPAQVCDLLKGLIMVLCYSMMHYVDYAMMYHLIRGQSVIKLYIIYNMLEVADRLFSSFGQDILDALYWTATEPKSRKRAHIGVIPHFFMAVFYVFLHAILIMVQASTLNVAFNSHNKSLLTIMMSNNFVEIKGSVFKKFEKNNLFQMSNSDIKERFTNYVLLLIVCLRNMEQFSWNSDHLWVLLPDVFMVIMSEVAVDVVKHAFITKFNDITADVYSEYKASLAFELVSSRQQNAYTDYSDSVARRMGFIPLPLAVLLIRVVMSSVKIQGALSSVCLLLFYLGLITLKVLNSIVILGKSCRYVKEANMEGKLFERQSAQTSKQTPKKANPTKSPPTSAEPKVQRPSTSITKQPSPRAKPFPPAPPPVTEVTSDPPPDSPPKPEESSSETPQSTELKHRTTNKDLLEIDRFTICGNRIG; via the exons ATGGCGGACTCAGTAGCGACTGGTCTTGCGGACGAAAACGAGACTGAAAATGAGGATAATGAGAGGGAGAAACGACTCTTCGGCGGTGTCAAAAAGACGGAGAAACAAGCCGCTGCGTCAGACCTTACAGAAACTCTGGGGTTTTACGAGAGGAAGGCGAAATGCAAGGAGAGGAAGAGCAATGTGTCAG ATCTCTCTCTTGTGAGGTTTATTAGTGCTGAGTTGACTAGAGGATATTTTCTGGAACACAATGAGGCCAAATACACTGAGCGGAGAGAGAGGGTCTATACCTGCCTGCGTATTCCAAAAGAACTGGAGAAG CTGATGATGTTTGGGTTTTTCCTGTGCCTGGACGTGTTTCTGTACGTGTTCACTCTGCTGCCTCTCAGAGTGCTGCTGGCCCTGATCAGACTGCTGACACTGCCCTGCTGCGGACTCAG GGCTAGTATATGCCCCTACTGCAAAAAGAGCAG TGGCTCTCGGTTCCTGCAGCCGGCTCAGGTGTGTGACCTGCTGAAAGGTTTGATAATGGTGCTTTGTTACTCCATGATGCACTACGTCGACTACGCCATGATGTACCACCTGATCCGTGGTCAGTCTGTCATCAAACTCTACATCATCTACAACATGCTGGAG GTGGCAGACCGTCTCTTCTCATCATTTGGACAAGACATTCTAGACGCGCTCTATTGGACGGCCACTGAACCAAAGTCCCGGAAGAGAGCTCACATTGGAGTCATTCCCCATTTTTTCATGGCTGTCTTCTATGTCT TTCTGCATGCCATCCTCATCATGGTCCAAGCCTCTACACTAAATGTGGCCTTCAACTCACACAACAAATCTCTGCTCACAATTATGATGTCCAACAAC TTTGTGGAAATCAAGGGAAGTGTTTTCAAGAAGTTTGAGAAGAACAACCTCTTTCAGATGTCCAACAGTG aTATCAAGGAGCGGTTTACCAATTACGTTTTGCTCCTCATCGTGTGCTTGAGGAATATGGAGCAGTTTTCCTGGAACTCAG ATCACCTCTGGGTGCTGCTTCCTGACGTCTTCATGGTAATCATGTCCGAAGTTGCGGTTGACGTCGTCAAGCATGCTTTCATCACTAAATTCAATGACATCACAGCTGAT GTCTACAGTGAATATAAAGCCAGCTTGGCTTTTGAACTTGTCAGCAGTCGACAGCAGAAT GCTTACACAGACTACAGCGATTCAGTCGCAAGAAGGATGGGCTTCATTCCTTTGCCTCTTGCTGTACTG TTGATTCGAGTGGTGATGAGCTCTGTGAAGATCCAGGGTGCTctgtcatctgtctgtctgctcctTTTTTATCTTGG GTTGATAACGCTGAAAGTGTTAAATAGTATAGTTATTCTGGGCAAATCCTGTCGCTACGTAAAGGAAGCTAACATGGAGGGGAAGCTGTTTGAAAGACAGTCTGCTCAAACCTCAAAACAAACTCCCAAGAAAGCAAACCCAACCAAATCCCCCCCAACCTCAG ctgaacCTAAAGTGCAGCGACCCTCCACCTCCATCACCAAGCAGCCGAGCCCAAGAGCGAAGCCTtttcccccggctccacctcctGTAACTGAGGTGACCAGTGATCCGCCCCCAGATTCTCCTCCTAAACCAGAGGAGAGCAGCAGCGAGACGCCACAGTCTACTGAACTTAAACACAGAACCACCAATAAAGATCTGCTGGAGATCGACCGCTTCACAATATGCGGCAACCGAATCGGGTGA